One window from the genome of Natrinema caseinilyticum encodes:
- a CDS encoding MaoC family dehydratase, with the protein MRYFEDIEVGTTREFGEYHVTREEIVEFAKQYDPQPFHLDAAAAAESAFGELVASGWHTASISMRMLVENYLTENAGMGGRGVDELRWQRPVTPGDTLSLRTEVVDKRPSETDPRRGNVDTYIEVLNQDDEVVLSYTVTGMIERRTPGK; encoded by the coding sequence ATGCGCTACTTCGAGGACATCGAGGTCGGCACGACACGGGAGTTCGGGGAGTATCACGTCACTCGCGAGGAAATCGTCGAATTCGCAAAACAGTACGATCCGCAGCCGTTCCATCTCGACGCGGCGGCCGCAGCGGAGTCGGCGTTCGGCGAACTGGTCGCGTCGGGGTGGCACACCGCTTCGATATCCATGCGGATGCTCGTCGAGAACTATCTCACCGAGAACGCGGGCATGGGCGGTCGCGGCGTCGACGAACTTCGGTGGCAGCGGCCGGTCACGCCGGGCGATACCCTCTCCCTCCGAACCGAGGTGGTGGACAAACGCCCCTCCGAGACCGATCCCCGCCGCGGAAACGTGGACACTTACATAGAAGTGCTGAACCAGGACGACGAAGTCGTCCTCTCGTATACGGTCACCGGGATGATCGAGCGCCGAACCCCCGGGAAGTAG
- a CDS encoding bacterio-opsin activator domain-containing protein yields MGSPEETPPENSIVEVEFEVSDPEYPLVALSAETGCDAQLLQILPRSDGAYTVFHRISGASPEQILEFASTYDGFEARVISTGDEALIVEFRIRDDGTFFITSLTDAGAIPTQLGSKNGVAHIAAEIPPAYSASDVISHFREYYPSMRILARREKTYSTSLFQRREFYDAIVRKLTSRQHEVLLLAYTNGYYDWPRERTGEELAAELGVSYATFSEHLRKAERKILSTIFTVE; encoded by the coding sequence ATGGGCTCGCCCGAAGAGACCCCTCCCGAGAATTCGATCGTCGAGGTCGAATTCGAGGTTTCGGATCCGGAGTATCCCCTAGTCGCGCTCTCTGCGGAGACCGGTTGTGACGCGCAACTCCTTCAGATACTCCCACGCAGCGACGGAGCGTACACGGTATTCCATCGGATCAGTGGCGCGTCTCCGGAACAGATTCTCGAGTTCGCTAGTACGTACGATGGGTTTGAGGCACGGGTGATAAGCACCGGCGATGAGGCCCTGATCGTCGAATTTCGAATCCGCGACGATGGAACGTTTTTCATCACCAGTCTGACCGACGCCGGGGCGATTCCGACCCAGTTGGGGAGTAAAAACGGCGTCGCCCACATCGCCGCCGAAATCCCGCCGGCGTATTCCGCCTCCGACGTAATTTCACACTTTCGAGAGTACTATCCGTCCATGCGGATACTCGCTCGTCGAGAAAAGACGTATTCCACCTCGCTGTTCCAGCGTCGAGAGTTTTACGACGCGATCGTTCGCAAACTCACTTCGCGTCAACACGAAGTTCTCCTGCTCGCATATACGAACGGGTATTATGATTGGCCTCGCGAACGTACCGGAGAGGAACTCGCCGCCGAACTCGGAGTTTCCTATGCGACGTTCTCGGAACACTTGCGAAAGGCCGAGCGAAAGATACTGTCCACGATATTCACAGTGGAGTGA
- a CDS encoding universal stress protein — MARTILVPIDGSDQASDALEYAVTEYPADRIVAIHAINLDTASMHGEEGFPYRDEYFDQLREVGRQRLESARETADEHGVDIDTELARGKPARAITDYIDDHDVDHVVIGSHGRSGPTRILLGSVAEAVTRRSPVPVTVVR; from the coding sequence ATGGCTCGTACCATCCTCGTCCCGATCGACGGGTCGGACCAAGCGTCGGACGCACTCGAGTACGCTGTCACGGAATACCCCGCCGATCGCATCGTTGCGATTCACGCCATAAATCTCGATACGGCTTCGATGCACGGTGAGGAGGGTTTCCCGTATCGGGACGAGTACTTCGACCAGTTACGTGAGGTAGGGCGACAGCGTCTCGAATCGGCCCGTGAGACCGCCGACGAACACGGCGTCGATATCGATACTGAACTTGCCCGCGGCAAACCAGCGCGGGCAATTACTGACTATATAGACGACCACGACGTCGACCACGTCGTCATCGGCAGCCACGGCCGTTCCGGACCGACGCGGATCCTTCTCGGCAGCGTCGCAGAAGCGGTAACGAGGCGATCACCGGTTCCTGTGACTGTCGTCCGGTGA
- a CDS encoding GNAT family N-acetyltransferase produces the protein MEIRPFTASDADTVSEVHRRAFDGRTDESRIVQRLHDADEAVVSLVAVENDRIVGHVLFSPTCVTNNPDNAKLAGLAPVGVLPENQNEGVGSSLIEHGLVQCRDAGADAVVVLGDPGYYSRFGFERASVYGLDNEYGADEAFIVKPLTDGALDDVDGIVTYRQEFRLDED, from the coding sequence GTGGAAATCCGACCCTTTACCGCTAGTGATGCTGACACTGTCTCCGAGGTGCACCGACGTGCGTTCGACGGACGGACCGACGAGTCACGCATCGTGCAGCGATTACACGACGCTGACGAGGCTGTCGTGTCACTAGTGGCGGTTGAAAACGACCGAATCGTGGGTCACGTTCTATTTTCTCCAACATGCGTGACAAACAATCCAGATAATGCTAAACTTGCTGGGCTAGCACCGGTCGGTGTACTACCGGAAAACCAGAACGAGGGTGTTGGCTCGTCGCTGATTGAGCACGGTTTAGTGCAGTGTCGTGACGCCGGTGCCGACGCTGTAGTCGTGTTGGGCGACCCGGGGTACTATTCTCGCTTTGGTTTCGAACGAGCAAGCGTGTACGGGCTCGATAACGAGTACGGTGCTGACGAAGCGTTCATAGTCAAGCCGTTAACGGACGGGGCACTAGACGACGTGGATGGAATCGTCACATATCGACAAGAATTCCGATTGGACGAGGATTAG
- a CDS encoding aldehyde dehydrogenase family protein produces the protein METAYRNFVDGEWIESERGDTFEVRNPANPDEIVGSYQASVRADLEAAIDAAVAAQDEWADTPGPERGRILKGTAIALEEQRESATEMLVREEGKTRSEAGGEVGQAIDIFHYYAQKARDLGGTAKSPSASGKVLYTKREPLGTVGLITPWNYPVAIPAWKLAPALAAGNTAIIKPASAAPNMTRILIESFDEAGLPDGVANFVTGSGSEIGTPLAEHDDVDGVSFTGSTTVGTMVAQSAADDLKRVQCEMGGKNPTVILPSADIESAVDIVGVGAFGTTGQSCTACSRAIVHEDVYDEFVEAITQYADSLEVGPGLDDPDMGPHVSRSELDSTLEYVDHAREDGATLKSGGHEVDGDGFFVEPTVFVDVESDMRIAQEEVFGPVLAVMQVGDFEEALQAANDVDYGLSASVVTQDITEANRFVEEIESGVAKVNEKTTGVELHVPFGGYKDSSTNTYREQGDAGLDFFTTTKTVYMNY, from the coding sequence ATGGAAACAGCGTACCGGAATTTCGTCGACGGCGAGTGGATCGAATCTGAGCGCGGAGACACGTTCGAGGTCCGAAATCCAGCGAATCCCGACGAAATCGTCGGATCGTACCAAGCATCGGTACGGGCCGATCTCGAGGCGGCGATCGACGCAGCGGTGGCCGCACAGGACGAGTGGGCAGACACTCCCGGCCCGGAACGAGGCCGAATCCTCAAAGGAACCGCGATCGCCCTCGAGGAGCAGCGAGAGTCCGCGACGGAGATGCTCGTCAGAGAGGAAGGGAAGACTCGCAGCGAAGCAGGCGGCGAAGTCGGGCAAGCGATCGATATTTTCCACTATTATGCACAGAAAGCCCGCGACCTCGGTGGAACTGCTAAATCGCCGAGCGCATCGGGGAAGGTTCTGTACACGAAACGCGAACCGCTCGGCACTGTCGGCCTCATAACACCGTGGAATTACCCGGTCGCGATCCCGGCCTGGAAGCTCGCCCCGGCCCTTGCAGCCGGAAACACGGCAATCATCAAACCCGCATCGGCGGCACCGAACATGACTCGGATTCTCATCGAGTCTTTCGACGAGGCTGGGCTCCCCGACGGAGTCGCGAACTTCGTGACGGGTTCCGGCAGCGAAATTGGAACGCCGTTGGCGGAACACGACGACGTCGATGGCGTCTCGTTCACCGGAAGTACGACCGTCGGAACCATGGTCGCTCAGTCCGCGGCTGACGATCTGAAACGAGTGCAATGCGAGATGGGTGGAAAGAATCCGACGGTGATACTGCCAAGCGCGGATATCGAAAGCGCCGTCGACATCGTCGGTGTCGGAGCCTTCGGGACCACCGGCCAGTCGTGTACCGCCTGCTCCCGTGCGATCGTCCACGAGGATGTCTACGACGAGTTCGTCGAAGCCATCACTCAGTACGCGGACTCGCTCGAGGTGGGACCGGGATTGGACGATCCCGACATGGGCCCGCACGTCAGCCGAAGCGAACTCGATTCTACGCTCGAGTACGTCGATCACGCCCGCGAAGACGGTGCGACGTTGAAAAGCGGTGGACACGAGGTCGACGGCGACGGATTCTTCGTCGAGCCGACAGTGTTCGTCGATGTCGAGAGTGACATGCGAATCGCTCAAGAGGAAGTTTTCGGTCCGGTTCTCGCCGTCATGCAGGTCGGCGACTTCGAAGAAGCCCTTCAGGCCGCAAACGACGTCGACTACGGCCTCTCGGCGAGTGTCGTGACGCAGGATATAACCGAGGCGAATCGGTTCGTCGAGGAAATCGAGTCGGGCGTTGCCAAGGTAAACGAGAAGACGACGGGGGTCGAGCTTCACGTGCCGTTCGGCGGATACAAGGACTCGTCGACGAACACGTACCGCGAACAGGGTGATGCCGGTCTCGATTTCTTTACGACGACGAAAACGGTGTACATGAACTACTGA
- a CDS encoding TRAM domain-containing protein → MYVGPSHIHRGYHATIVIHMGGKSPELVCKFAGKIEKRGTDHLIEIPDTEIDYGSLSAGDIVRVSIETTEQDVTETPQEKSTGPVPPVREGETLTVEIEDRGDQGDGIARVDRGYVLIVPETEPGDEATVRVTQTNPSYGFAQTVNEQSGTNRR, encoded by the coding sequence ATGTACGTGGGACCCTCACACATTCACAGGGGATACCACGCTACGATAGTGATACATATGGGTGGTAAATCACCGGAGTTAGTGTGTAAATTTGCCGGGAAAATAGAGAAACGCGGAACGGATCATCTGATAGAAATACCAGACACAGAAATCGACTACGGGTCACTGTCGGCAGGGGACATCGTTCGTGTCAGTATCGAAACGACGGAACAGGACGTGACCGAAACGCCACAGGAGAAATCGACCGGTCCCGTCCCTCCCGTCCGTGAGGGAGAAACGCTCACTGTCGAAATCGAAGACAGAGGTGATCAGGGCGACGGTATCGCTCGGGTCGACCGTGGGTACGTGCTAATCGTTCCGGAGACGGAACCGGGTGACGAAGCTACTGTCAGAGTCACTCAAACGAACCCCAGTTACGGCTTCGCTCAGACCGTAAACGAACAGTCCGGTACGAACAGGCGATGA
- a CDS encoding Rieske (2Fe-2S) protein, whose translation MAEYTVADADEIDVGERILVQIEGKPIGIFNIDNEYVAYLSWCAHQSGPCAEGNITGTKTASFDPDTLQTDLEYVKEGEILNCPWHGWEYDLQSGECLSRDNISLASFPVSVDDGKIVVTM comes from the coding sequence ATGGCTGAGTATACAGTCGCAGATGCTGATGAAATAGACGTGGGTGAGCGGATTCTCGTCCAGATTGAAGGGAAACCGATTGGGATATTCAATATAGACAACGAATACGTCGCGTATCTGAGCTGGTGTGCTCATCAGAGCGGCCCGTGCGCTGAAGGGAACATTACCGGGACGAAGACGGCTTCGTTCGATCCCGACACCCTCCAGACGGACCTCGAGTACGTAAAGGAAGGAGAGATACTTAATTGCCCGTGGCACGGGTGGGAGTACGATCTGCAATCGGGCGAGTGCCTTTCACGAGACAATATCTCACTCGCTTCGTTCCCGGTGTCCGTCGATGACGGGAAAATAGTTGTCACGATGTGA